A region of Pieris rapae chromosome 20, ilPieRapa1.1, whole genome shotgun sequence DNA encodes the following proteins:
- the LOC110995497 gene encoding probable protein S-acyltransferase 23 isoform X2 produces the protein MAAEESLPPCSPISPDAPSTQPRITTNLNHHSDYEQLIFEGVRSGEVSEIERLVEKLGVEILSARDQHGYTPAHWAALDGSVAVMRYLVERGAPVDLSCLGTQGPRPIHWACRKGHASVVQVLLQSGVAVNAADFKGLTPLMTACMYGKTATAAYLLGMGAATRLSDINGDTALHWAAYKGHADLVRLLIYSGVPLHCTDNFGSTPLHLACLSGNLTCVRLLCEKVKAELEPRDKNGKTPLMLAQSHRHAEVVKLLQKEMKRKSHWMPPLSELWALLFGGAGDSKGPLLFFLGSVLLWGYPMYIIRCIPLTWNTLRLSHYCFLYWNAIMWMSWLIANRRDPGYIPQNSETYYRAIRQIPYYDKWKKRNAILSRLCHTCRCLRPLRAKHCRICKRCVAYFDHHCPFIYNCIGVRNRMWFFLFVMSVAINCTLSIYFACYCLYLEGFGLLYMLGLLEAITFCALGWILTCTSVLHACMNLTTNEMFNYKRYPYLRDKRGRYQNPFSRGPIMNLIEFFVCLPDKFDEQDLFYGENI, from the exons ATGGCTGCCGAGGAATCTCTACCTCCATGCTCACCCATATCTCCTGACGCACCGTCCACGCAACCACGGATAACGACGAACCTCAACCATCACTCAGATTATGAACAACTTATATTCGAAGGAGTACGTTCAGG CGAGGTATCTGAAATCGAGCGTCTGGTAGAAAAACTTGGAGTTGAAATTCTGAGTGCTCGAGACCAACACGGCTACACCCCCGCTCACTGGGCCGCTTTGGATGGTAGCGTTGCTGTCATGAGGTACTTGGTGGAACGAGGAGCACCTGTAGACCTGTCTTGCTTAGGAACGCAG ggcCCTCGGCCAATTCACTGGGCTTGTCGAAAAGGGCATGCATCAGTGGTGCAAGTTCTATTGCAATCAGGCGTCGCGGTAAACGCAGCTGATTTCAAag GTTTAACGCCATTAATGACAGCCTGTATGTATGGAAAAACCGCCACTGCCGCATATCTTCTAGGCATGGGTGCTGCAACGAGACTATCAGATATCAATGGTGACACAGCCCTTCATTGGGCAGCGTATAAGGGTCACGCAGATTTAGTCCGTCTATTAATCTATTCTGGGGTGCCTTTACATTGTACTGACAATTTTGGATCAACACCCTTGCATCTCGCATGTCTTTCAGGCAATTTGACGTGCGTCCGATTGCTTTGTGAAAAG GTAAAGGCTGAACTCGAGCCACGTGACAAAAATGGAAAGACTCCCCTAATGCTCGCACAAAGCCACCGACACGCAGAAGTCGTGAAACTGCTGCAAAAGGAGATGAAACGCAAATCTCACTGGATGCCACCGCTTTCTGAGTTATGGGCCTTGCTGTTCGGTGGAGCTGGTGATTCGAAGGGACCACTTCTTTTCTTTCTCGGATCCGTTCTCTTGTGGGGTTATCCTATGTATATTATACGg TGCATACCATTAACATGGAATACACTACGGCTATCTCACTACTGTTTTCTTTATTGGAATGCGATTATGTGGATGAGTTGGCTCATTGCTAACCGTCGCGATCCAGGCTACATTCCACAAAATTCCGAAACTTATTATCGAGCGATACGACAAATACCGTACTACGATAAATGGAAGAAAAGAAATGCTATACTTTCACGTCTATGCCACACGTGCAGATGTCTACGACCTTTGAG GGCAAAGCATTGTCGTATTTGCAAACGCTGCGTGGCCTACTTCGACCACCATTGCCCATTCATCTATAACTGTATCGGCGTTCGAAATCGCATGTGGTTCTTTTTGTTCGTGATGAGTGTTGCTATAAATTGTACACTTTCTATATACTTCGCATGCTATTGTCTATACCTAGAAGGCTTTGGACTACTTTATATGCTGGGTTTGCTTGAGGCTATAACATTTTGCGCACTCGGATGGATTCTCACGTGCACTTCG GTGCTTCACGCCTGTATGAATTTAACTACCAACGAAATGTTTAACTACAAGAGGTACCCGTATCTACGCGACAAGAGGGGCCGCTATCAGAACCCGTTTTCGCGGGGGCCTATTATGAACTTGATTGAATTCTTCGTTTGTTTACCGGACAAGTTTGATGAGCAAGATCTCTTTTATGGAGAGAATATATGA
- the LOC110995487 gene encoding ELAV-like protein 2: protein MSESCQDGNCHGNYEYGPDESPTKLIVNYIPEVMTQDMMFSLFSTMGKLESCKLIANRGYGFVEYARPDDAVKARKAFNGLLMQNKTLKVSHALLNPELKPPTKPEADWNLYVCNLPNELTLQDLHGLFAQFGKIVNSRIASGIAFVLYEHQYEAERAIQNINGSIPPGFLEALTVKYANKSNPNKHKNNNNNFSKNPLVKPYHWINHMGAIGDHNSPSTWSIYIYNIAPEVEELTLWQLFGPYGAILSVKIIKDHQTNKSKGFGFVTMRNYDQAAMAIQALNGYVLHGQPLSVSFKTQKR, encoded by the coding sequence atgtcgGAATCGTGTCAAGACGGTAATTGTCATGGAAATTACGAATATGGGCCCGACGAATCACCAACGAAGCTTATCGTCAATTACATTCCCGAAGTCATGACCCAGGATATGatgttttcattattttccaCCATGGGTAAATTAGAAAGTTGTAAATTGATAGCGAACAGAGGGTATGGTTTCGTCGAGTACGCTCGGCCTGATGATGCTGTGAAGGCACGAAAGGCCTTTAACGGTCTGTTAATGCAGAATAAGACACTCAAAGTGTCTCACGCCCTGCTCAATCCAGAGTTGAAACCTCCCACCAAGCCGGAAGCAGATTGGAACCTCTACGTGTGTAACCTGCCAAACGAACTAACCTTACAGGATTTACATGGACTGTTCGCACAATTTGGTAAAATAGTCAATTCTCGCATAGCTTCAGGCATAgcttttgtattatatgaaCACCAATATGAAGCAGAAAGGGCCATCCAAAACATCAATGGATCTATACCTCCTGGCTTCTTGGAAGCTCTTACTGTTAAGTATGCTAATAAAAGTAAtccaaataaacataaaaacaataataacaatttttcgAAGAATCCACTTGTGAAACCTTATCATTGGATAAATCATATGGGTGCTATTGGTGACCATAATTCCCCTAGTACATggtctatttatatttataatattgctcCAGAAGTGGAAGAACTGACTTTGTGGCAGCTTTTTGGGCCATATGGTGCTATTTTATCAGTTAAGATAATTAAGGATCATCAAACTAATAAAAGTAAGGGATTTGGTTTCGTTACAATGCGAAACTATGATCAAGCGGCGATGGCTATACAAGCTTTGAATGGTTATGTTCTTCATGGTCAGCCCCTATCTGTaagttttaaaacacaaaaaagatAA
- the LOC110995489 gene encoding proton-coupled amino acid transporter-like protein pathetic, with product MSDEKQPLLTGPSILVDNPENQVVELVTSPTGPTKDEKNKKEYNPASERYLEHPTSNFDTLIHLLKGNIGTGILAMPDAFKNAGLFLGVFGTLCMGAICTHCMHMLVLCSHELCVRNQRPAMSFAEVVEDAFAMGPVPLRKYAKNIRNIVNVFLVITQLGFCCVYFLFVATNLQDTMHFFHINMGVHSYLALLFPPMLALGMVKNLKYLTPVSLIAAIMTAWGLVITFYYILQDLPHTSTVRAFASWHQLPLYFGTAIYAFEGIGVVLPLENNMKTPQDFGGWTGVLNTGMVIVAALYTAIGFFGYLKYGNHVLGSITLNLPNEPLAQSVRAMMAIAIFLSYGLQFYVPMNIVWPFVKSKLTSEKALAYGEAITRFILISLTFIAAALIPNLSGIISLVGAFSSSALALIFPPIIDIITFWPDRLGKYDWKMWKNVAIIIFGITGFVFGTYASIGNILSLP from the exons ATGAGCGATGAAAAACAGCCCCTCCTCACAGGGCCTAGTATTTTAGTCGATAACCCAGAGAATCAAGTCGTAGAATTAGTGACTAGTCCCACGGGACCAACTaaagatgaaaaaaataaaaaggaatacAATCCAGCCTCAGAGCGGTATTTAGAACATCCGACCTCTAACTTTGATACTCTGATCCATCTACTGAAAGGTAATATTGGAACGGGCATATTGGCAATGCCCGATGCCTTTAAAAATGCTGGACTTTTTTTGG gtGTTTTTGGTACTTTATGCATGGGAGCTATTTGCACCCATTGCATGCATATGTTGGTACTTTGTTCCCATGAACTCTGTGTGCGTAACCAAAGACCAGCAATGAGTTTTGCTGAAGTTGTAGAAGATGCATTTGCTATGGGACCTGTACCTTTGAGAAAATACGCAAAAAATATTAG gaaCATTGTCAATGTGTTTCTTGTAATAACTCAATTGGGATTTTGCTGTGTGTACTTTCTGTTTGTGGCAACTAACCTTCAAGACACCATGCACTTCTTCCATATAAATATGGGTGTCCACAGCTACTTAGCCTTATTATTTCCGCCGATGCTAGCGTTGGGTATGGTGAAGAATCTAAAATACTTGACACCGGTTTCTCTAATAGCTGCTATTATGACCGCTTGGGGCTTGGTGATTACCTTCTACTATATATTGCAAGATTTACCCCACACCAGTACTGTGAGGGCATTTGCGAGTTGGCATCAATTACCACTCTACTTTGGAACGGCCATTTATGCATTTGAGGGAATAGGGGTG GTATTACCTCTAGAGAACAACATGAAAACACCGCAGGACTTCGGCGGGTGGACAGGTGTTTTGAACACTGGTATGGTGATTGTAGCAGCTCTGTATACAGCGATAGGCTTCTTCGGATATCTCAAGTATGGGAATCATGTCCTTGGCAGTATTACTCTCAATTTACCGAATGAACC ATTAGCGCAAAGCGTACGAGCGATGATGGCGATTGCTATATTCCTATCATACGGCCTTCAGTTCTACGTGCCGATGAATATAGTCTGGCCTTTTGTCAAATCGAAACTCACATCAGAAAAAGCTCTCGCGTACGGCGAAGCGATAACAAGATTCATATTGATTTCGTTGACTT tTATAGCAGCTGCGTTGATACCGAATTTAAGTGGAATTATTTCTCTCGTAGGAGCATTTAGCAGTTCTGCCCTCGCACTTATATTTCCGCCAATAATCGATATTATCACATTCTGGCCCGACCGACTCGGAAAATACGACTGGAAAATGTGGAAAAATGTTGCCATTATCATTTTTGGTATAACCGGATTTGTGTTCGGTACATACGCGAgtataggaaatattttatcgCTTCCGTAA
- the LOC110995497 gene encoding probable protein S-acyltransferase 23 isoform X1, translating to MAAEESLPPCSPISPDAPSTQPRITTNLNHHSDYEQLIFEGVRSGEVSEIERLVEKLGVEILSARDQHGYTPAHWAALDGSVAVMRYLVERGAPVDLSCLGTQGPRPIHWACRKGHASVVQVLLQSGVAVNAADFKGLTPLMTACMYGKTATAAYLLGMGAATRLSDINGDTALHWAAYKGHADLVRLLIYSGVPLHCTDNFGSTPLHLACLSGNLTCVRLLCEKALFQVKAELEPRDKNGKTPLMLAQSHRHAEVVKLLQKEMKRKSHWMPPLSELWALLFGGAGDSKGPLLFFLGSVLLWGYPMYIIRCIPLTWNTLRLSHYCFLYWNAIMWMSWLIANRRDPGYIPQNSETYYRAIRQIPYYDKWKKRNAILSRLCHTCRCLRPLRAKHCRICKRCVAYFDHHCPFIYNCIGVRNRMWFFLFVMSVAINCTLSIYFACYCLYLEGFGLLYMLGLLEAITFCALGWILTCTSVLHACMNLTTNEMFNYKRYPYLRDKRGRYQNPFSRGPIMNLIEFFVCLPDKFDEQDLFYGENI from the exons ATGGCTGCCGAGGAATCTCTACCTCCATGCTCACCCATATCTCCTGACGCACCGTCCACGCAACCACGGATAACGACGAACCTCAACCATCACTCAGATTATGAACAACTTATATTCGAAGGAGTACGTTCAGG CGAGGTATCTGAAATCGAGCGTCTGGTAGAAAAACTTGGAGTTGAAATTCTGAGTGCTCGAGACCAACACGGCTACACCCCCGCTCACTGGGCCGCTTTGGATGGTAGCGTTGCTGTCATGAGGTACTTGGTGGAACGAGGAGCACCTGTAGACCTGTCTTGCTTAGGAACGCAG ggcCCTCGGCCAATTCACTGGGCTTGTCGAAAAGGGCATGCATCAGTGGTGCAAGTTCTATTGCAATCAGGCGTCGCGGTAAACGCAGCTGATTTCAAag GTTTAACGCCATTAATGACAGCCTGTATGTATGGAAAAACCGCCACTGCCGCATATCTTCTAGGCATGGGTGCTGCAACGAGACTATCAGATATCAATGGTGACACAGCCCTTCATTGGGCAGCGTATAAGGGTCACGCAGATTTAGTCCGTCTATTAATCTATTCTGGGGTGCCTTTACATTGTACTGACAATTTTGGATCAACACCCTTGCATCTCGCATGTCTTTCAGGCAATTTGACGTGCGTCCGATTGCTTTGTGAAAAG GCTCTCTTTCAGGTAAAGGCTGAACTCGAGCCACGTGACAAAAATGGAAAGACTCCCCTAATGCTCGCACAAAGCCACCGACACGCAGAAGTCGTGAAACTGCTGCAAAAGGAGATGAAACGCAAATCTCACTGGATGCCACCGCTTTCTGAGTTATGGGCCTTGCTGTTCGGTGGAGCTGGTGATTCGAAGGGACCACTTCTTTTCTTTCTCGGATCCGTTCTCTTGTGGGGTTATCCTATGTATATTATACGg TGCATACCATTAACATGGAATACACTACGGCTATCTCACTACTGTTTTCTTTATTGGAATGCGATTATGTGGATGAGTTGGCTCATTGCTAACCGTCGCGATCCAGGCTACATTCCACAAAATTCCGAAACTTATTATCGAGCGATACGACAAATACCGTACTACGATAAATGGAAGAAAAGAAATGCTATACTTTCACGTCTATGCCACACGTGCAGATGTCTACGACCTTTGAG GGCAAAGCATTGTCGTATTTGCAAACGCTGCGTGGCCTACTTCGACCACCATTGCCCATTCATCTATAACTGTATCGGCGTTCGAAATCGCATGTGGTTCTTTTTGTTCGTGATGAGTGTTGCTATAAATTGTACACTTTCTATATACTTCGCATGCTATTGTCTATACCTAGAAGGCTTTGGACTACTTTATATGCTGGGTTTGCTTGAGGCTATAACATTTTGCGCACTCGGATGGATTCTCACGTGCACTTCG GTGCTTCACGCCTGTATGAATTTAACTACCAACGAAATGTTTAACTACAAGAGGTACCCGTATCTACGCGACAAGAGGGGCCGCTATCAGAACCCGTTTTCGCGGGGGCCTATTATGAACTTGATTGAATTCTTCGTTTGTTTACCGGACAAGTTTGATGAGCAAGATCTCTTTTATGGAGAGAATATATGA